The DNA window TGCAACAGGACTTCCAAGTTTCATCACAGGCTCTGCACTTAATATTTTCCACCCTGCAATTACCTACGTATTTGGAAGTGCCCAAAAATTAATGATTACAATTTTGGGTTTTGTTGCACTCTTTGCAATATTCATTTCCATTTATGAGGTCAAAAAACCTTCAGGAGTTTATATATATCTCATTTTAATGGGAGTTGCATCTGTAATGGCAATGTTACTCTCAGATGATATATTCAACCTTTACGTGTTCTTTGAGATAGCTGCACTGACACAGGTGGGAATTGTCCTTGTTTCCAAAATTGATCACAACTACGAAACCGCACTCAAATATCTTATTTTGGGTAGCATAGCCTCACCAATGTTACTTCTTGGTATAGCACTTCTGTTGGGAGTAACAGGAAACGTGAACATCACTGATATTGTTTACTCCATAAGAACAGGACTGGTGGATCCTCACAGTCCAGTGTTGCTCATGGCAGGCAGTCTAATAATTTTCGGATGGTTATATGCTGCAGGTCTTCCACCTTTCCACACTATAAAATCTGCGATGTACAGTAAAGCTTTACCAACCGGTGCAGCAGTTTTACAGGCATTCTCTGTGTTCACCTTTGTGGCTATTGGAGTGATCATACTTAGAATATTCTCCTACCTCCACTTTGCAGAAATTTTCATACTTGGAATTTCGCTCATAGCAATGGTGCTGGGTATTACCATGGCCATCACCCAGACAGATTTCAAGAGGTTAATAGCATTTCTGGCAGTTGGAGAACTTGGTTACATAGGAGTTGGATTTGGTCTGGGAACTGCATTTGGAATAACAGCAGGACTTTTCCAAGCAGTTAACGAAGCTGTTATAACAGCTTTACTCTTCATAGGATTTGGTACCATAATGTACAAAACCAAAGAAACAGAACTTAAAAAGCTTGGGGGGATGCTGGTTGAAACTCCAAAATCAGCTTTCTTGGTGCTTTTAGCAGGACTGGCAATGGCAGGAGTTCCACCTTTCAATGCATTCCAGAGTAAACTTATGCTTGTCCAGTCATCATTGAACTCGGGACTTCCTGAAGTGGCCATAATAATGGTTTTATTGAGTATTGTAACTTTCATGACTTTCATGAGGGCTTTCCACACCATATATTTGAGACCAAAACCAGCAGGTCTCGTTATAGAAAACGAGAATATACCTAAAGTCACAATCGTGGCAATGGTTTGTTTACTGATAATATGTTTAGTGTTTGGATTGTATCCACAACTTGCAACCAATTACTTACAAGGGCTAGCTATGGGGATAGCATAAAGAAAGAGGGATTATATGAACATCTATGATTTCATACTGAAAAAGATAAAAGACGTTAAAATGGAAACGGGAGATGATGGTCCTGTTACAAATATTTCAGCCACCTCAATGCTGACTGCAGAGATCACAATAATATCTTCCCTTTTAATAGCTGTGGTGATGTTGAGATTACTAAACAGAGCACTCATGATGGCCCTGGTTGTCATTGTATTCCTGATAATATTCATGGCAATGCCAATCATGCCGAAGTTGAAAAGAGAACAAAATGATTCACTGGCAACCATGAGTTTTTATGTAATTGTTGCACTTGCGATAATAGTTTCATTATTCTACTGGGGGAATTTGAATGTCTGAAGGAATTCGAAATATCATAGCAGGACTCGCACTCTTAGTATTTGCAGCCACACTGTTCCAGTCAATATTCCACTTTTCCACAATGATCTACCCAGGAATAAGTTATATATATAACTGGGTAGGACCTCACATAGCTCCTAACATGGTTACAAATGTAGTGTTTGATTGGAGAGGATACGATACCCTTGGAGAAGCATTGATTCTTGTAACAGCAGTTATAGTTACCCTTCTAATATTTGGAAGGGGCCAAGTAGATCTTGGAGGTGATGAAGAATGAGTACAATTTTAAAACTATTTGCATTCCCTGCATCAGTCGTATTCATGTGCTACGGTGCACTCACAATTCTCGGAGGACACATAACACCTGGAGGAGGATTTCAGGGCGGTGCCATGATAGCAGCAGGAATAATTTTCTGTTTAGTGGTGTATGGAGTTGACAAAACACCTATAAAACTTAGTCACAATTTCATGGCATCCTTAGAAAGTATAGGTGCTATAGGGTACATATTCCTGGGACTTGCAGGTTTATTCACCACAGGATTCTTCCTTTACAACTTGGGAGTTGATTTGTACCATATAGTTCCGCCGTACATAGTCAACATATTCGATTATCCTGACCCAATACATGCTGGTATAATTCCTTACCTCAATTTCGTTGTGGGGTTAAAGGTTCTGGTTGGTTTAAGTGCAGTTGTGATAACTTTCCTAGAGAGTGATAAACTTATAAAGAAAATGGAGAGTAACTAAATGGTTTATATTGGCCCACTTGTTCTGGGATTCGTAATTGGATTCATACTCGGAACAAGAATTAAACCAAATCCCGAGAGCAAGATGTACTTCCCTGCTTCGGTCTATGTGTTGCTGGCAATAGTTGTGATTGTAATGGCATACCAATTAGGTCCTTTCCCATATTACACAGATTCAATACTTGCTAACGGACTTATATCTGCATTTGTAGGTATAGTTGTGGGTAAATTAACATTCGGAAGAGGATAACAGTTAAAATAACAAATAAAATTAATCAAATTATAAGAAGGTAAATGTCATGTTCCTATCAACAAAGAAATGTGAAGGCATTGGAAAGTGTGTTGAAGAATGCCCGACTGAAGCCATCAGAATCATCGATGGAAAGGCATTCAGTTGCATCACATGTGGTGCCTGTAAAGATGCCTGTCCAAACAGCGCAATATTTAAAAATAAATTTGGAGGATTCGTTGTCGACCGTGCCAAGTGTAATGCTTGTGGTGTGTGTGAGATGACATGTCCAGTTAACAACATCAAAATAGAGGACGGTGTTGTGAAGGGAATTTGTGCAAGATGTGGAATATGTGTTGATGCATGCCCAGTTAAAGCAAGGGCAGATGCACAAGATGTTATAGAGGATAGACAGCTTAAATTTTTAGAATCACTCAACCTCACTATTCAACCAGGTTCAAGGGTTAAAAAAGAGGAAGAATACGCTACCAGAACTAATATCTGCACAGATCCTGAAAACTGTACACTCTGTGGAAGGTGTGAATATTACTGTCCAACCAACGCTATAATTGTAGATGTGGACTCTGAAGGCCTGTGCACAGAATGCAGAATATGTGAAGATGTTTGTCCAGTTGGAGCAATAAAGGATGGAGTTATTGACGATACCAAATGTACATTATGTCTCAAATGTGTTTCTGAATGTCCTAACTCTGCCATGTACACTGAGGACTTCAAACTACACATAAGAAAACCTGAAGAAGGAGAAACCATCGAAGGTTCCATAGTTTCCTGCTTAAACTGTGGTCTATGTGCCGAAGCATGCACACATGGCGCACTGAAAGTGGTGGATGGAAAACTCCGTTACGACCCCACACTCTGCAAGGAATGCTCAACAATGGATTGTTTAGAAGTATGTCCAGTTGGTACAATAAGGGAATCTGCAGACCCTGATCGAGCAGTTGAAGGCTTTTGTGTGTCATGTGGTAAATGTGTACAGGTCTGTGATGTTAACAAGGCAAGAAAACTCAAGAACATTAAATGGGATGGAACAGTATCTGAAGATTGCATAACCTGCGGTATATGCTCTGAATTATGTCCAAAAGGTGCTATAACATTAAGAAGAGGTTCTATAGATGTGGACATGGATAAATGCATTTTATGTGAAAAATGTGCCATTCATTGTCCAGTCAGCGCAATACCAAGAACCGCAACCCTTAAAAAATCTATTAAGGAAGGTTTCACATTTGTACAGGATAAAATGTGCATGAAATGTAAACTCTGCACCAAAATATGTCCGGAAGATGCCATCAATGAAAATTCTGAGGGAAATATCGTCGTGGATGATTCTAAATGCATATACTGTGGAGCTTGTTCCAATGCATGTCCAGCAAAGGCAATTATACTTGAAAGAGAATTTGAGGTATCAGAATGAAAAATTTAATTAGAATATTCCTGGATGGAATAATCAACAACACTAAGAGAATTATCTTTGCATCCGACAGGGTTACAGACATGGAACTCCGGAGCAAAATCCTCGAGGGAAGGGTAGTCCCAACAGAAAAGGTGGCAGAACAATCATGCATAGGTTGCGGTGGATGTTCCAATGCATGTCCAACCAAGGCAATAGAGATGGTTGACCTCCCAGAACCAGTGGAGTTGATGGAAGGACTAGTTAAGGATAAAATACCGGTGCTTAATAGTTTAAAATGTGTGAACTGTTACTATTGCCATGATTTCTGCCCATTATACGCTTTGTTTGGAGAGGCAGGCACAATCCATCCGAATGATGTGGGGATTGTAGAATCAGATATTTCAGAACTTCTAGATAAACCAGTGAAAATATCAGATGATAAAGTAGCCTTCATATCACAATACTTAGCAGACTCCACCATACTAAAAAAGAGGAAAGAAAACTAATAAAATTTCATTGAATAAAAATTATCATAAAAATAATTAGACCTTAAGAGGAATAATATGAGCTTAAAATCATATTCAAGGGCAAGAGCTGTTCACGTAATGCTTGTTTATACAGGCGGATGTAATGGCTGTGATATTGAAATTGTTAACTGTGTATTATCACCAAAGTACGATGCTGAACAGTACAAAGTATTTCTAACTTGGAATCCAAGAGAGGCAGATGTACTGGTTGTTACAGGCCCTGTAACAAGACACAACGAGAAACCACTCAGGGAAATTTACGATGCGATACCAGAACCTAAGGCAGTCATAGCTGCAGGAGCATGTGCTCTCATGGGGGGAGTATACAAGAACATACATGGTGATATCCCCTCAGAGGAAATTATGGGACCTGTAGATAATATCATACCAGTCGATGCAAAGGTTCCAGGATGTGCTGTAAGGCCTGAAGATGTACTTTCAGGTGTGGTTTCAGCATTACCTTTGCTCTTGGATGCTAAATAACTGGGTAAATTAAATCTTAAAACTCATTTGAAGGTGGATTTATGAATGAAAATAACAAGATAACCGAAAAAAATGTCATTGAAACAGAAGTTACAATGGGCCCGGTGCACTCTGCTGCAATTGAACCCTACAGGGTCAGATTATTTGTAGAGGATGAAATGGTTAAGGATGCTGAGATAACAGTGGGAGTTAATCATAGGGGTATTGAAAGGATTATGGAGGGTCTTCCTGTAGAGAAGGCAAATAGTTTAACAGAGAAGATATGTGGAATATGTTCCAACAGCCACATATGGAATTCTGTCCTTGTTGCAGAGAAAGCCATTGGAATAGATGTTCCGGAACGTGCTCAGTACATAAGGGTCATAATGGAAGAACTTGAAAGGCTGCACAGCCACCTACTTTATCTAGCACATGGAAACGAAGTTTTGGGACACGAAACATTTGCAATGAGGATATTCTACATAAGGGAAACAGTGATGGAACTTCTCAGAATGATTGGAGGTAACAGGGTTCAGTATGGAGCTTCCATCATCGGCGGTGTAAGGCCCAGATGTGAACTTGATGCCATGAGGATCCAAAAGATCAGTGAAGGAATGGACATCATCGAAGAGAAGATCTTGGATTTTGCAGACAGATTTGTTTCAGATCCCATGATCATGTCACGTATAACTGGAGTTGGAGTTTTAACCAGAAAACAAGCAATTGAACTCGCAGCTTCGGGTCCAACTTTGAGATCTACAGGTGTGGAAACAGATGTTCGAACTGAGATGGAGGCCTACGAACCATTCGATTTCAATGTGATTACTCAGGATGATGGGGATGTAAAATCTAACCTTCTCATGAGGGTTTTAGAAATTCCGGAGGCCATTAATATCATTAGACAGGCCATAAAACATCTTCCAGATGGAAAAATTACCAACAGAAGTTGGGATATGCAGGATGCACCAATAACCAAGAGTTATATCGAAGTTCCAAGGGGAAAACTCTATCATTCATATGCTTTGGAAGATGGAAGGGTGAGAAATTCTATTGTAAGAACTCCATCCATTACTAACATAGGTGCTATGCAGTACGCAGCGGTGGGACATCATATAACTGATGCTCAGCTTGCGATTGTACAGTGCGATCCCTGTTTCACATGCACAGATCGTGCAATTCAGATAATCAAAATATAAAAGGAGATCATGATGACAGCAGTAAATTCCCTAATAGCCGTAATAGGAACGTTGTTAGTTGCATTAATAGTCAGTGTATGGCTTCCAGGGATTGAGAGGAAGTTTGTTCACGCAAGAATACAACAAAGGGTAGGTCCACCAATATCCAGTGCAGGTATTATGGCGCCCCTTAAATTTTTCTTCAAACAAACAATAAACCCAAATTCACCAATGCCCAAACTGTACAATGCGCTTCCATTAGTAAGTCTTTTATCAGTAATATTCATATTATTGTTCTTAATGCCACAGTTATACGCATTAGCAGCACTAACAAGTATAATAGCAATTGTGGGATTGTTGAAGATTGAAGAAGTCATTTATATGTTCATGGGTTCCCTATCTAAATCAATAATGTCACTTAATATGCCATTTCCAGACATAGTAAAGGGAGCTAAACATCCAAACACAACCAGAACTTTTATGGAAGAACTCAGTTCACTGAGGGCATTTAGGTTAATAGCATTTGGTTCGTTTCCACTTTACATAGCACTATTTATACCGGTGGCACTTTCAAAATCCATTTACCTGAGTGGAATTGTGAACTATCAGCAGATTCATGGTCCAATTCTTTTCACAATGGCCGGTGTACTAGGTGCAATAGTATTCTTCATTGGATACATGATACTCCTAAACGAGTACCCATTCGTCATATTGAAAACTAAGGCCGATGTGATAGAAGGTCCATTGATGGAATACGCTGCTAAATACAGGGCTTATGTTTACATTACCCGAGGATTCCTCATGTTTGTGTTGGCTAGCCTGTTTACAACATTATTTTTGGGAATTCCGCCAAACCTATTCAGTTGGAATATTCTGATAACAATTGCAGTCGCATTAATATTCCCAATATTAATGGCAATTATGAGTGCATTTTCACCCATATTTACCAACAAACAGTTCTACCCCGCAGTTGCAGGAGTTTCAATCATAGGAATACTGGGCATAGTAGTATCATTCTTATGATACTCAAATTTTTAAAGACTAAAGAAAATGAAGAATTAAAAATGGTGATTGAATGAAGTTCGTTGTAAGTCCAATGCATATCGTGAGTGTTGGAGGATATATAGTCGAAACACAGTTTCCTTACCGAAACCTTATAGTGGTAAATCCAACTGAAGAACCAATAAAAATGGAGATCCCAGTATTTAACGAAGAATGGATCGAAGAACACCGTCAACTCGGACTTGAAATTACGCCAATAACAGAAAAGGACAGTTTTTTAAGTAATTTCAGAAGGGCCAAACTCAAATTAGACCAATTGAAAAAGGAAAAAGAAACTGGATAATTTCCTCCAATTCCTTTTATAACCATTGAAGGTTCCATTCTTTTATTTACTGCTGCAATTTCATTAGAATAATTATTCACATATTTTTTTGGAGACTCTCATTGCCAGAGCACTGGTTAACATGATGGTCGGAAGCCCTTGTGATTGGGGAGCCAATGACAGATCAGCAATCCAAAGCCCATCAGGCAATTCAGATGAACGCATAGAAGAAACATCTTTCTTTTTTAATGGAACTGTTCCTCCAAGATGGCCTCCATTGTACATTCC is part of the Methanobacterium lacus genome and encodes:
- a CDS encoding energy-converting hydrogenase B subunit H — encoded protein: MSEGIRNIIAGLALLVFAATLFQSIFHFSTMIYPGISYIYNWVGPHIAPNMVTNVVFDWRGYDTLGEALILVTAVIVTLLIFGRGQVDLGGDEE
- a CDS encoding energy-converting hydrogenase B subunit P; this encodes MKFVVSPMHIVSVGGYIVETQFPYRNLIVVNPTEEPIKMEIPVFNEEWIEEHRQLGLEITPITEKDSFLSNFRRAKLKLDQLKKEKETG
- a CDS encoding MnhB domain-containing protein, encoding MSTILKLFAFPASVVFMCYGALTILGGHITPGGGFQGGAMIAAGIIFCLVVYGVDKTPIKLSHNFMASLESIGAIGYIFLGLAGLFTTGFFLYNLGVDLYHIVPPYIVNIFDYPDPIHAGIIPYLNFVVGLKVLVGLSAVVITFLESDKLIKKMESN
- a CDS encoding respiratory chain complex I subunit 1 family protein, whose translation is MTAVNSLIAVIGTLLVALIVSVWLPGIERKFVHARIQQRVGPPISSAGIMAPLKFFFKQTINPNSPMPKLYNALPLVSLLSVIFILLFLMPQLYALAALTSIIAIVGLLKIEEVIYMFMGSLSKSIMSLNMPFPDIVKGAKHPNTTRTFMEELSSLRAFRLIAFGSFPLYIALFIPVALSKSIYLSGIVNYQQIHGPILFTMAGVLGAIVFFIGYMILLNEYPFVILKTKADVIEGPLMEYAAKYRAYVYITRGFLMFVLASLFTTLFLGIPPNLFSWNILITIAVALIFPILMAIMSAFSPIFTNKQFYPAVAGVSIIGILGIVVSFL
- a CDS encoding NADH-quinone oxidoreductase subunit B family protein, with translation MSLKSYSRARAVHVMLVYTGGCNGCDIEIVNCVLSPKYDAEQYKVFLTWNPREADVLVVTGPVTRHNEKPLREIYDAIPEPKAVIAAGACALMGGVYKNIHGDIPSEEIMGPVDNIIPVDAKVPGCAVRPEDVLSGVVSALPLLLDAK
- a CDS encoding 4Fe-4S binding protein yields the protein MFLSTKKCEGIGKCVEECPTEAIRIIDGKAFSCITCGACKDACPNSAIFKNKFGGFVVDRAKCNACGVCEMTCPVNNIKIEDGVVKGICARCGICVDACPVKARADAQDVIEDRQLKFLESLNLTIQPGSRVKKEEEYATRTNICTDPENCTLCGRCEYYCPTNAIIVDVDSEGLCTECRICEDVCPVGAIKDGVIDDTKCTLCLKCVSECPNSAMYTEDFKLHIRKPEEGETIEGSIVSCLNCGLCAEACTHGALKVVDGKLRYDPTLCKECSTMDCLEVCPVGTIRESADPDRAVEGFCVSCGKCVQVCDVNKARKLKNIKWDGTVSEDCITCGICSELCPKGAITLRRGSIDVDMDKCILCEKCAIHCPVSAIPRTATLKKSIKEGFTFVQDKMCMKCKLCTKICPEDAINENSEGNIVVDDSKCIYCGACSNACPAKAIILEREFEVSE
- a CDS encoding 4Fe-4S binding protein yields the protein MKNLIRIFLDGIINNTKRIIFASDRVTDMELRSKILEGRVVPTEKVAEQSCIGCGGCSNACPTKAIEMVDLPEPVELMEGLVKDKIPVLNSLKCVNCYYCHDFCPLYALFGEAGTIHPNDVGIVESDISELLDKPVKISDDKVAFISQYLADSTILKKRKEN
- the ehbF gene encoding energy conserving hydrogenase EhbF, with protein sequence MSTENLLIPLMIIIPITCALFLNLLHEKSRVVKIISVIVALLLPTIPLLASYGIQYFGGYAPLAQNPTIATGLPSFITGSALNIFHPAITYVFGSAQKLMITILGFVALFAIFISIYEVKKPSGVYIYLILMGVASVMAMLLSDDIFNLYVFFEIAALTQVGIVLVSKIDHNYETALKYLILGSIASPMLLLGIALLLGVTGNVNITDIVYSIRTGLVDPHSPVLLMAGSLIIFGWLYAAGLPPFHTIKSAMYSKALPTGAAVLQAFSVFTFVAIGVIILRIFSYLHFAEIFILGISLIAMVLGITMAITQTDFKRLIAFLAVGELGYIGVGFGLGTAFGITAGLFQAVNEAVITALLFIGFGTIMYKTKETELKKLGGMLVETPKSAFLVLLAGLAMAGVPPFNAFQSKLMLVQSSLNSGLPEVAIIMVLLSIVTFMTFMRAFHTIYLRPKPAGLVIENENIPKVTIVAMVCLLIICLVFGLYPQLATNYLQGLAMGIA
- a CDS encoding hydrogenase large subunit yields the protein MNENNKITEKNVIETEVTMGPVHSAAIEPYRVRLFVEDEMVKDAEITVGVNHRGIERIMEGLPVEKANSLTEKICGICSNSHIWNSVLVAEKAIGIDVPERAQYIRVIMEELERLHSHLLYLAHGNEVLGHETFAMRIFYIRETVMELLRMIGGNRVQYGASIIGGVRPRCELDAMRIQKISEGMDIIEEKILDFADRFVSDPMIMSRITGVGVLTRKQAIELAASGPTLRSTGVETDVRTEMEAYEPFDFNVITQDDGDVKSNLLMRVLEIPEAINIIRQAIKHLPDGKITNRSWDMQDAPITKSYIEVPRGKLYHSYALEDGRVRNSIVRTPSITNIGAMQYAAVGHHITDAQLAIVQCDPCFTCTDRAIQIIKI